One Oncorhynchus kisutch isolate 150728-3 linkage group LG11, Okis_V2, whole genome shotgun sequence genomic region harbors:
- the LOC109899051 gene encoding sonic hedgehog protein A-like, with product MDEMLLLTRIVLVGLISLSLVSSGMGCGPGRGYGRRKHPKKLTPLAYKQFIPNVAEKTLGASGRYEGKITRNSERFKELTPNYNTDIIFKDEENTGADRLMTQRCKDKLNSLAISVMNQWPGVKLRVTEGWDEDGHHFEESLHYEGRAVDITTSDRDKSKYGTLSRLAVEAGFDWVYYESKAHIHCSVKAENSVAAKSGGCFPGTASVTLEDGSRKAVKDLRVGDKVLAANSDGNLAYSDFVMFVDQDSATRRVFYVLETKEPAQKIILTAAHMLFVVNNSTDDLHSMSAVFASKVKPGQKVVVFDDLHNQLKSVTVERIYTEEHEGSFAPVTVQGTIVVDQVLASCYAVIEDHNLAHLAFAPVRMSYWLSSLLSPKDYSMPNATLHEDGVHWYSKILYQLGTWLLDSHALHPLGMSINSS from the exons ATGGACGAAATGCTGCTGTTGACAAGAATCGTTCTGGTCGGGTTGATCTCCTTGTCCTTGGTGTCCTCTGGGATGGGTTGTGGACCGGGCAGGGGCTACGGGAGGAGAAAACATCCGAAGAAGCTGACACCTCTTGCGTACAAGCAGTTCATCCCAAACGTCGCGGAGAAGACCCTGGGGGCCAGTGGCAGATATGAAGGGAAGATCACACGGAACTCCGAGCGATTTAAAGAACTGACTCCCAATTACAATACTGACATTATCTTCAAGGATGAAGAGAACACCGGTGCGGACAGGCTCATGACTCAG AGATGTAAAGACAAGCTGAATTCCCTGGCTATCTCTGTCATGAATCAGTGGCCAGGGGTCAAGCTCCGCGTCACCGAGGGCTGGGACGAGGATGGGCACCATTTCGAAGAGTCCCTACACTACGAGGGAAGGGCAGTGGATATCACGACCTCCGATAGAGACAAGAGCAAATACGGCACGCTGTCCAGACTTGCAGTGGAGGCTGGATTCGACTGGGTCTACTACGAGTCCAAGGCCCACATCCACTGTTCTGTCAAAGCAG AAAACTCAGTTGCTGCCAAATCAGGAGGCTGTTTCCCAGGCACCGCTTCGGTAACTCTCGAAGATGGAAGCAGGAAGGCAGTGAAAGACCTCAGAGTTGGCGACAAAGTGTTGGCAGCCAACAGTGATGGGAACCTCGCATATAGCGACTTCGTCATGTTCGTGGACCAGGACTCTGCAACCAGAAGAGTGTTTTATGTGCTAGAGACTAAAGAACCAGCCCAGAAAATCATCCTTACTGCTGCACATATGCTCTTTGTGGTCAACAACtcaacggatgatctccacagcATGTCAGCAGTATTTGCGAGCAAAGTCAAACCTGGACAAAAGGTGGTCGTCTTTGATGATTTGCATAACCAACTGAAGTCGGTCACCGTGGAACGGATTTACACGGAGGAGCACGAGGGGTCATTTGCGCCTGTGACGGTTCAAGGAACCATCGTGGTAGATCAGGTGCTTGCGTCATGTTACGCGGTAATTGAAGACCACAATCTAGCGCACCTGGCGTTTGCACCTGTCAGAATGAGCTACTGGCTGTCCTCGTTGCTATCCCCGAAAGACTACTCCATGCCCAACGCCACCTTACACGAGGACGGAGTGCACTGGTACTCCAAGATTCTATATCAATTAGGAACGTGGCTCTTGGATAGCCACGCGCTTCACCCACTGGGGATGTCAATAAACTCAAGTTGA